A single region of the Streptomyces sp. AM 4-1-1 genome encodes:
- the tal gene encoding transaldolase: MTDALKRLSDEGVAIWLDDLSRKRITSGNLAELIDQQHVVGVTTNPSIFQKAISQGDGYDRQLTDLAAREVTVEEAIRMITTADVRDAADILRPVFDATDGQDGRVSIEVDPRLAHNTRATTAEARQLAWLVDRPNTLIKIPATEAGLPAITETIGLGISVNVTLIFSLERYRLVMDAYLAGLEKAKERGLDLSKIYSVASFFVSRVDTEIDKRLDALGTPEAEGLKGKAALANARLAYQAYEEVFASDRWAALDKAHANKQRPLWASTGVKDPAYKDTLYVDDLVAPGTVNTMPEATLEATADHGRITGNTVAGTYEQARADLDAIEKLGIAYDDVVRLLEREGVDKFEASWTDLLKSTEAELKRLAPSKG; this comes from the coding sequence ATGACAGACGCACTCAAGCGCCTCTCCGACGAGGGCGTGGCGATCTGGCTCGATGACCTGTCACGCAAGCGGATCACCTCCGGCAATCTCGCCGAGCTGATCGACCAGCAGCACGTCGTGGGTGTGACCACGAACCCGTCGATCTTCCAGAAGGCGATCTCGCAGGGCGACGGTTACGACCGCCAGCTCACCGACCTCGCCGCCCGCGAGGTCACCGTCGAGGAAGCCATCCGCATGATCACGACGGCCGACGTCCGGGACGCGGCCGACATCCTGCGCCCGGTCTTCGACGCCACGGACGGCCAGGACGGCCGGGTCTCCATCGAGGTCGACCCGCGGCTGGCCCACAACACGCGGGCCACGACCGCCGAGGCCAGGCAGCTGGCCTGGCTGGTGGACCGCCCGAACACGCTCATCAAGATCCCGGCGACGGAGGCCGGTCTGCCGGCCATCACCGAGACCATCGGCCTGGGCATCAGCGTCAACGTCACGCTGATCTTCTCGCTGGAGCGCTACCGCCTGGTGATGGACGCGTACCTCGCCGGTCTGGAGAAGGCCAAGGAACGCGGTCTCGACCTCTCCAAGATCTACTCGGTGGCCTCGTTCTTCGTGTCCCGGGTGGACACCGAGATCGACAAGCGGCTCGACGCGCTGGGCACCCCCGAGGCCGAGGGCCTCAAGGGCAAGGCGGCTCTCGCCAACGCCCGTCTGGCGTACCAGGCGTACGAGGAGGTCTTCGCCTCCGACCGCTGGGCGGCCCTGGACAAGGCGCACGCCAACAAGCAGCGTCCGCTCTGGGCCTCCACGGGCGTCAAGGACCCGGCGTACAAGGACACCCTGTACGTCGACGACCTGGTCGCGCCCGGCACGGTCAACACCATGCCCGAGGCGACCCTGGAGGCCACCGCCGACCACGGGCGGATCACGGGCAACACCGTCGCCGGCACGTACGAGCAGGCGCGCGCCGACCTCGACGCGATCGAGAAGCTCGGGATCGCGTACGACGACGTGGTGCGGCTGCTCGAACGCGAGGGCGTCGACAAGTTCGAGGCGTCCTGGACCGACCTGCTCAAGTCCACCGAGGCCGAGCTCAAGCGCCTCGCCCCCTCGAAGGGCTGA